From a single Kryptolebias marmoratus isolate JLee-2015 linkage group LG6, ASM164957v2, whole genome shotgun sequence genomic region:
- the LOC108249704 gene encoding olfactory receptor 142-like: MMNDVFTLSGFNETVNHRAVVFSLTTLCYSLILFCNLIIVMTIVLEETLHEPMYILVCVNCINGLYGTAGFYPKFLADLLSSSQVISYRGCLCQAFVIYSFVCSDTSLLALMAYDRYLAICLPLQYHSIMTKKRLYVLVCMSWLMPFCIFSINIILTARLTFCGTNIQRLFCLNWVIVKLACPGISTSINNIYALASLSVYILLWFFVVWTYIYMIKTCMQSKEDRAKFMQTCIPHLISLVTLFIIVVSDLMHMRFATNNLPQSFQNFSSIAVLFIPPLINPLVYGFKLTKIRHRIFILWCMRKNSPVSA; the protein is encoded by the coding sequence ATGATGAATGATGTTTTCACTCTTTCAGGATTCAATGAAACGGTCAATCACAGAGCTGTTGTCTTTTCTCTCACCACATTATGTTACtctttgattctgttttgtAATCTCATTATTGTTATGACCATTGTTTTAGAGGAAACCTTGCATGAGCCCATGTATATTTTAGTATGTGTTAATTGCATCAATGGACTTTATGGAACAGCAGGATTTTACCCAAAGTTTCTTGCAGACCTCTTGTCATCCTCTCAGGTCATCTCATACAGAGGATGTCTCTGTCAGGCATTTGTAATTTACTCATTTGTCTGTAGTGACACATCCCTTCTGGCACTTATGGCCTATGATCGATACCTGGCCATTTGTTTGCCACTGCAGTACCACTCCATCATGACCAAGAAGAGGCTCTATGTGTTAGTGTGTATGTCCTGGTTAATGcctttctgcattttttccaTTAACATTATACTGACAGCCAGGCTGACTTTCTGTGGCACCAACATTCAAAGACTCTTCTGTCTAAACTGGGTAATTGTTAAACTTGCTTGTCCTGGCATAAGCACTTCCATAAATAACATATATGCATTAGCCTCGTTGTCTGTTTATATCTTGCTCTGGTTTTTTGTTGTCTGGACCTACATATACATGATTAAAACATGCATGCAATCCAAAGAGGACAGGGCAAAGTTTATGCAGACATGTATCCCACATTTAATCTCTCTGgtcactttatttattattgtggtGTCTGATTTGATGCACATGCGATTTGCCACAAACAATTTACCTCAAAGCTTTCAGAACTTTTCTTCTATAGCTGTGCTCTTTATTCCTCCGCTCATCAATCCTTTAGTTTATGGATTTAAACTGACAAAGATTCGCcacaggatttttattttgtggtgcATGAGaaaaaactcacctgtttcAGCTTGA